One window of the Esox lucius isolate fEsoLuc1 chromosome 8, fEsoLuc1.pri, whole genome shotgun sequence genome contains the following:
- the tmem69 gene encoding transmembrane protein 69 isoform X1 produces MLAGVFKRHILTAHKGWHWGSTNPISCLSAAASSRVRASSVSFPPRTQYIHTTAVKQKRTQKSEPPPREFDLLRYDMRDLGKSPKPALYLGFSGLIPFISAPLAMALTETYLPEVAFAQVAYGASIVSFLGGARWGFALPESSPAKPDWINLGNSVVPSLLAWIAMLFSDSVTPAALMVIMGLGVSLHYDLSLLPTYPSWFKALRSVLSVVAFLSLVATLMLKEVYPEKKIFSE; encoded by the exons ATGCTGGCTGGTGTTTTTAAAAGACATATTCTTACGGCCCACAAG GGATGGCATTGGGGCTCAACAAACCCGATATCCTGCCTGTCCGCAGCTGCCTCGTCAAGGGTGCGTGCTTCATCGGTCTCTTTTCCTCCGAGGACACAGTACATTCACACCACCGCTGTGAAGCAGAAAAGAACACAAAAATCAGAGCCTCCACCCAGAGAGTTCGACCTGCTCCGTTATGACATGAGAGACCTGGGAAAGAGTCCAAAACCAGCACTATACCTGGGCTTTTCCGGTCTCATCCCTTTCATCTCTGCTCCACTTGCCATGGCTTTGACTGAGACCTACCTGCCAGAGGTGGCATTTGCCCAAGTGGCCTATGGAGCATCCATTGTATCTTTTCTGGGTGGGGCACGGTGGGGTTTTGCCCTTCCAGAGAGCAGCCCGGCCAAACCAGACTGGATCAACCTGGGCAATAGTGTGGTTCCATCCCTGTTAGCCTGGATAGCCATGTTGTTCAGTGACTCAGTCACCCCAGCTGCTTTGATGGTTATTATGGGCCTGGGTGTCTCCCTGCACTATGACCTTTCCTTGCTGCCCACCTACCCCAGCTGGTTCAAAGCCCTGCGATCTGTACTGTCAGTGGTGGCCTTCTTGTCACTCGTGGCCACACTCATGCTCAAGGAAGTCTACCCAGAGAAGAAGATATTCTCAGAGTAA
- the tmem69 gene encoding transmembrane protein 69 (The RefSeq protein has 6 substitutions compared to this genomic sequence), with amino-acid sequence MLAGVFRRHILKAHKGWHWGSTNPISCLSAAASSRVRASSVSFPPRTQYIHTTAVKQKKTQKSEPPPREFDLLRYDMRDLGKSPKPALYLGFSGLIPFISAPLAVALTETYLPEVAFAQVAYGASIVSFLGGARWGFALPESSPAKPDWINLGNSVVPSLLAWIAMLFSDSVTPAALMVIVGLGVSLHYDLSLLPTYPSWFKALRSILSVVAFLSLVATLMLKEVYPEKKIFSE; translated from the exons ATGCTGGCTGGTGTTTTTAAAAGACATATTCTTACGGCCCACAAG GGATGGCATTGGGGCTCAACAAACCCGATATCCTGCCTGTCCGCAGCTGCCTCGTCAAGGGTGCGTGCTTCATCGGTCTCTTTTCCTCCGAGGACACAGTACATTCACACCACCGCTGTGAAGCAGAAAAGAACACAAAAATCAGAGCCTCCACCCAGAGAGTTCGACCTGCTCCGTTATGACATGAGAGACCTGGGAAAGAGTCCAAAACCAGCACTATACCTGGGCTTTTCCGGTCTCATCCCTTTCATCTCTGCTCCACTTGCCATGGCTTTGACTGAGACCTACCTGCCAGAGGTGGCATTTGCCCAAGTGGCCTATGGAGCATCCATTGTATCTTTTCTGGGTGGGGCACGGTGGGGTTTTGCCCTTCCAGAGAGCAGCCCGGCCAAACCAGACTGGATCAACCTGGGCAATAGTGTGGTTCCATCCCTGTTAGCCTGGATAGCCATGTTGTTCAGTGACTCAGTCACCCCAGCTGCTTTGATGGTTATTATGGGCCTGGGTGTCTCCCTGCACTATGACCTTTCCTTGCTGCCCACCTACCCCAGCTGGTTCAAAGCCCTGCGATCTGTACTGTCAGTGGTGGCCTTCTTGTCACTCGTGGCCACACTCATGCTCAAGGAAGTCTACCCAGAGAAGAAGATATTCTCAGAGTAA
- the slc25a24 gene encoding calcium-binding mitochondrial carrier protein SCaMC-1 isoform X2, with the protein MAHKGQSDQYLGSDSGWSDMAMLQQYKAEWLCIDFEDEGNIYEVELEVVLDIGDSLTIPDEFTEEEKTTGVWWKQLAAGAMAGAVSRTGTAPLDRMKVFMQVHGSVTNKISLVGGFKQMIKEGGFSSLWRGNGTNVLKIAPETAIKFMAYEQYKKLLTSEGGKVQTHERFMAGSLAGATAQTAIYPMEVMKTRLTLRKTGQYSGMFDCAKKILKREGVKAFYKGYIPNILGIIPYAGIDLAVYESLKNAWLARYAKDTANPGVLVLLACGTISSTCGQLASYPLALIRTRMQAAASIEGMEQVSMNRLVRKILEKEGFFGLYRGILPNFMKVIPAVSISYVVYEYMRTGLGISK; encoded by the exons ATGGCTCATAAAGGACAGTCTGACCAGTATCTGGGTTCTGACTCGGGCTGGAGCGACATGGCAATGCTGCAGCAATACAAGGCTGAGTGGTtgtgcattgattttgaagatGAAGGAAACATCTATGAGGTGGAGTTGGAAGTG GTGCTGGATATTGGGGACAGCCTCACCATCCCTGATGAGTTTACCGAAGAGGAGAAGACAACAGGTGTGTGGTGGAAACAACTGGCAGCGGGTGCCATGGCGGGGGCGGTCTCTCGTACAGGCACCGCCCCCCTGGACAGGATGAAGGTGTTCATGCAG GTGCACGGATCCGTGACCAATAAGATCAGCCTGGTGGGGGGCTTCAAGCAGATGATAAAGGAGGGGGGTTTCAGCTCCCTCTGGAGGGGGAATGGGACCAATGTCCTGAAGATTGCCCCCGAGACAGCCATCAAGTTCATGGCCTATGAGCAG TATAAGAAGCTGTTGACATCAGAGGGAGGGAAGGTCCAGACGCACGAGAGGTTTATGGCTGGATCATTGGCCGGGGCCACAGCTCAGACAGCCATCTACCCTatggag GTAATGAAGACCAGGCTTACGCTAAGGAAGACCGGACAGTACTCAGGAATGTTCGATTGTGCCAAGAAGATTCTAAAGAGAGAAGGTGTGAAGGCCTTCTATAAGGGCTACATTCCCAACATCCTGGGCATCATTCCATATGCTgggattgacctggctgtgtacGAG AGTCTGAAGAATGCATGGCTAGCCCGTTATGCAAAAGACACAGCCAATCCTGGGGTCCTGGTACTTCTGGCCTGTGGCACGATCTCCAGCACATGTGGCCAGCTGGCCAGTTACCCCCTTGCACTGATCCGAACCAGGATGCAGGCAGCAG CGTCCATCGAGGGCATGGAGCAGGTGTCCATGAACCGGCTAGTGAGGAAGATCTTGGAGAAAGAAGGATTCTTCGGACTTTACCGCGGCATTCTGCCAAACTTCATGAAAGTCATCCCAGCTGTCAGTATCAGCTATGTGGTGTATGAGTATATGAGGACAGGGCTGGGCATCTCTAAGTGA